A genomic segment from Polyangium mundeleinium encodes:
- a CDS encoding PAS domain-containing protein yields MQRLQEEVERLRARVTELEAALEAAKHRADLYQAFFEHLPVPAGVHDAEGWLVEINRVDREMLAIPSRELVVGKHNLFQDPEAVARGYAAHLERALRGEAVLMPPTSYDTAEAGIERTEDRKVWTQTSFQPVDVHGKRYTVEVNLDVTERLRAQRALEESQRFLLEIVENAPSLMYAKDLAGRYVLVNGQVERFARMDRAHLLGKTDAELFPSGIAQKYTASDAEVLRTGQAIVRDDVIPLENGVATFVTTKFPLRDAEGKPMAVCSISVDVSEQKEAEACARKLQEEMLHLQDATLRALSTPLLPIAEGVVVMPLIGNIDARRADQVLETLLPGIAENQASIVILDVTGVPVVDEHVASVLVQAARAVELLGAEIVLTGIQPAMARTLVEIGADLGRMRTRSTLQGGIALALGRGAMRVKR; encoded by the coding sequence ATGCAGCGGTTGCAAGAGGAGGTCGAGCGGCTTCGCGCGCGCGTGACCGAGCTCGAGGCGGCGCTCGAGGCCGCGAAGCACCGCGCGGACCTCTACCAGGCATTCTTCGAGCATTTGCCCGTCCCGGCCGGCGTCCATGACGCCGAGGGGTGGCTCGTCGAGATCAACCGAGTCGATCGGGAAATGCTCGCCATCCCCTCGCGTGAGCTCGTCGTCGGCAAACACAACCTGTTCCAGGACCCGGAGGCCGTGGCCCGGGGGTATGCCGCGCACCTCGAGCGGGCCCTGCGTGGGGAGGCCGTGCTCATGCCGCCCACCTCGTACGATACGGCGGAGGCGGGGATCGAGCGCACCGAGGATCGGAAGGTCTGGACGCAGACCTCGTTCCAGCCCGTCGACGTCCACGGAAAGCGGTACACGGTCGAGGTGAACCTCGACGTGACCGAGCGGCTCCGGGCGCAACGCGCGCTGGAGGAGAGCCAGCGGTTCTTGCTCGAGATCGTCGAGAACGCGCCCTCGCTCATGTACGCGAAGGATCTCGCGGGCCGTTATGTGCTCGTCAACGGCCAGGTCGAGCGTTTCGCCCGGATGGACCGCGCGCATCTGCTCGGCAAGACCGACGCGGAGCTTTTTCCGTCCGGGATCGCGCAGAAGTACACGGCCTCGGATGCCGAGGTGCTCCGGACCGGCCAGGCGATCGTGCGGGACGACGTGATCCCCCTCGAAAACGGCGTCGCCACGTTCGTCACCACGAAATTCCCCCTCCGGGACGCCGAGGGCAAACCCATGGCCGTGTGCAGCATCTCGGTCGACGTCAGCGAGCAAAAGGAAGCCGAGGCGTGCGCGCGAAAGCTCCAGGAGGAAATGCTGCACCTTCAGGATGCCACGCTCCGCGCCCTCTCGACGCCGCTCCTGCCGATCGCCGAGGGCGTCGTGGTGATGCCGCTCATCGGCAACATCGACGCCCGCCGCGCCGATCAGGTGCTCGAGACGTTGCTCCCCGGCATCGCGGAGAACCAGGCGTCGATCGTCATCCTCGACGTCACGGGCGTGCCCGTCGTCGACGAGCACGTCGCCAGCGTCCTCGTGCAGGCCGCGCGCGCGGTCGAGCTGCTCGGGGCCGAGATCGTCTTGACGGGCATTCAGCCGGCGATGGCTCGCACCCTCGTCGAGATCGGCGCCGACCTCGGACGCATGCGCACCCGGAGCACCCTCCAGGGCGGCATCGCCCTCGCGCTCGGCCGCGGCGCGATGCGCGTCAAACGTTAG